In the bacterium genome, TGAGAACGATTTTTATCGTGAAGAGAGAAAGAACTTCCCTAAAATAAATTCCAAAGTGGCTACTGAGGATGGAATAGGAGTGGTTAAAGAAGTCAATATTTTACGGGGAGAAGTCACTGTTGAATATGGGGATGGAATATCGAAGAAGTTGCCTCGAAAGGAAGTATCCCCGGCAGGATTTTTTGAGAAGTTCAAATTTAAAAAATCAGAAAGTTAAAAATTTCTATGGCTAAGAAATTCTATATCACCACTCCCATATTTTATGTGAATGACCTACTGCATATCGGACACGCCTACTGCACCATAGCTTGTGATGTGGTGGCCCGCTTCAAGCGCTGGCTGGGGGATGAAGTTCTGTTTCTTACTGGTACTGATGAACATGGACAGAAGATAGCCCAGGCAGCCAGTTTGAAAGGTAAGACGCCTTTAGAATGGGCAGATTATATCGTTTCCGAGGACAAAAAACTCTGGGAGAAGCTGAACATTTCTCACGATGATTTTATCAGAACAACAGAAGAGCGACACGAAAGGACAGTGCAGGAAATTTTTACAAAACTTTACCGGAAAGGGGATATCTATAAAGGAGAGTATGAGGGATGGTATTGTACTTCCTGTGAGACTTTCTATCTGGAGTCACAGCTTGAGCAAGGTAAGTGCCCTGAATGTGGGAAAGTGACAGAGAAACTGAAAGAAGAGAGTTACTTCTTTAAACTATCTAAATATCAGAAGAGACTTCTCAATTATTTTGATGAGAATCCTGAGTTCATGCAGCCTCCCTTCCGCAAAGCGGAAATGGTAAATTTTGTTAAGGGAGGACTGAGGGATTTGAGCGTGAGCCGCACGGCTGTGAAGTGGGGAATACCAGTTCCTTTTGATGAAAAACATACTGTTTATGTCTGGCTTGATGCTCTGATAAATTACCTCACTGCCTGTGGATATTTAGAGGATAAAGTAAAGTTTGAAAAGTTCTGGCCTGCTGATGTTCATCTGGTGGGTAAGGAGATTTTCAAGTTCCACACCATCATCTGGCCGGCAATATTGATGGCTCTGGAGATACCTCTTCCCAAAAAGGTTTTTGGGCATGGCTGGTGGACTGTGGAGGGAAAGAAGATGTCCAAATCTCGAGGGAATGTGGTTGATCCGGTTGAAGTTTCTGAGGAGTTTGGGGTGGACGCATTCCGTTACTTCCTGATGAGAGAGGTGCCCTTTGGTCAGGATGGCGATTTTTCCAAAAAAGCACTTATCAGACGCTATAATGCTGATTTGGCGAATAATTTAGGTAACCTTCTGAGTCGTAGCCTGACAATGGTGGAAAAGTATGTTGAGGGCAGGGTGCCTGAACCGGGTGGAGAGGAGAAAGAGGATAAAGAGTTAATTCAAAAAGCGAAGGGACTTTTTGAAAGAGTCATCAAATATTACGATAAGCTGGAATTGAACAGTGTCCTGGGAGCTATTTGGGAAGTTATCGATTATGCTAATAGATACATTGAAAGGACAGCTCCCTGGAAGTTGGAAAAGACTGATAGAAAGAGACTGGAAACTGTGTTATATAATCTTTTAGAGACTTTGAGAGTAGTCACTTTCTATATTCTTCCTTTTATGCCCCAGACAGCGGAAAGAATCTGGGAGCGATTGGGGATGGAAGAGAAAATCTATAATCAGAAAATTGAAGAAGCACAGTGGGGAAGGCTCAAGTCAGGGACAAAGATTAAAGCAGGCAAGCCTTTATTTCCCAGGATATATAATGGAGTGTAATCGCGTAGGGGCGACCTTTATGGTCGCCCGACTACCAGTCAAACTTTCGTTTGACACTCCTATGGGGGAAAAGATAAAGGTGAGGGAGAGTGTCAATGATTGGGGTAATCTCTGATGACTTGACTGGGTGTGGCGATGTGGGATTACATTTTGCAGATTATGGTTTGAGAACAATTGTCCATACTTCTAACTCAGAGCGCCTCTGCAAAAATCTGAAGCCTGATGTTGACTGGGACGTTCTTGTGGTGAATACTGAAAGCAGGTTAGATGAACCGCAAACAGCCTACGAGAAGGTTAAAGGTGTCTTGAGATTTTTCAGGAAATTAAACATAGAACGGATTTATAAAAAAATAGATTCTACGTTACGGGGAAATGTCGGTGCGGAGATTGACGCGCTTTTCGATGAGTTGAACATAGAAAAACTTCCTTTTTGTGCTGCTTTTCCCAAAACAGGAAGGACTACAATAGAAGGTTACCACTATGTCTGGGGAAAACTGGTTACCAAAACGGAGTTTGCTCGTGACCCCAGGAATCCAGTTAATGAAGCTCACATACCCACTTTGCTGGAAGAAACATCGAAACATTCTGAAAGGATTAAAGTATATAATGCAAAGACTCAAAGAGATTTAAAAAATATCGCCAGAGAAATCCCGGATTACACGACTGTATGTGGAGCAAGCGCTCTGGCCGGGGAGTTGGTCAAATTCTGGGGGAAGGCGGGATCAAGCAGGGATGTTAAACCTAAGACAGTAACTGGTGGTTCAAAACCTGTGTTGATTATTTCCGGGAGTGGACAATCGGTTACCTACGAACAGATTGGAGAGTTGAAGAGAAAGAAAAGTTTATTGGCTGTGCCTATAGATTTCGAGCGAAATCGAGTGGAAATACCGGATGCGAAAAATGCTAAACACATATTAATCTATCCTCAAAAGAGTAACCACAAACTCGATGCAGAGAAGATTATTAGAACGATTGTCTATTTGACCACAGGACTTTGCAAAGGGGGATTCTTTCGTAATCTAATTCTTATTGGTGGAGATACTGCTTTCAATATCTGTCGAGCATTAAAGATAGAGACCTTTCAAATTATTTCGGCTGTATCACCGGGGATTGCTTTCTGTCGGACTTTAGATGGGAAGTACAACTTCATTCTGAAGCCGGGAGGGTTTGGGGACAAGGAAACATTGATTAGATGTGTGCAATTTTTTGGCCATAGTAGGTCTTCGTAGTTATTTGGCTTACTCCTGGCAGAGGCCATCTCACAACTTTCCGGATAGGTATTCCCTCCAGCATTTTCAGCCACCCTTTTCCCTTGGACGAGAGAGGGAGAAAAAGTAGCCTGTCCCCTTTTTCGCAGGAATTTCCCTCTTTCTTGTACTTTACAATTTAAAATAATATTTAGTATAATAAAAGACTGTCTATTACAAAAGGCGAATTTTAAAAAATGAGAAAAATTTTAAGTCTACTTCCGATATACTTCCTATTGATTCTTCTTCTTTTCCTTTTGGGCTGTGCGGGGGTGCCGCCAGCGGAAAGAGAAGTGAGGAGAGTTCCTCTGAAGCCTCCCGAAGTTCCCAGGCAGCTCCTCTGCCTCGCTCTTATCTGGGATGGGGAGATACCACGCGCGGGTGAGGCTAATTCCCAAACGATAATGAATCTTTTAGCCTTGTTAGAACGTTATCCCCAGACAGAAATGACTTTCAATTTATCTCCGGAAATGGTTGAGAATATGAGTTTGGGAGCGGTGGATATTTGTAGACGACTGCAAGACTCGGGTCGGATTGCAGTGGCAATGGTGCCTCCCGGCCGTCCCGTTCTTCCGCTTCTTTATGACACGGATTTAGTAAGTGTGTCGATGCCAGAGGCTTCATTACC is a window encoding:
- the metG gene encoding methionine--tRNA ligase, giving the protein MAKKFYITTPIFYVNDLLHIGHAYCTIACDVVARFKRWLGDEVLFLTGTDEHGQKIAQAASLKGKTPLEWADYIVSEDKKLWEKLNISHDDFIRTTEERHERTVQEIFTKLYRKGDIYKGEYEGWYCTSCETFYLESQLEQGKCPECGKVTEKLKEESYFFKLSKYQKRLLNYFDENPEFMQPPFRKAEMVNFVKGGLRDLSVSRTAVKWGIPVPFDEKHTVYVWLDALINYLTACGYLEDKVKFEKFWPADVHLVGKEIFKFHTIIWPAILMALEIPLPKKVFGHGWWTVEGKKMSKSRGNVVDPVEVSEEFGVDAFRYFLMREVPFGQDGDFSKKALIRRYNADLANNLGNLLSRSLTMVEKYVEGRVPEPGGEEKEDKELIQKAKGLFERVIKYYDKLELNSVLGAIWEVIDYANRYIERTAPWKLEKTDRKRLETVLYNLLETLRVVTFYILPFMPQTAERIWERLGMEEKIYNQKIEEAQWGRLKSGTKIKAGKPLFPRIYNGV
- a CDS encoding four-carbon acid sugar kinase family protein codes for the protein MIGVISDDLTGCGDVGLHFADYGLRTIVHTSNSERLCKNLKPDVDWDVLVVNTESRLDEPQTAYEKVKGVLRFFRKLNIERIYKKIDSTLRGNVGAEIDALFDELNIEKLPFCAAFPKTGRTTIEGYHYVWGKLVTKTEFARDPRNPVNEAHIPTLLEETSKHSERIKVYNAKTQRDLKNIAREIPDYTTVCGASALAGELVKFWGKAGSSRDVKPKTVTGGSKPVLIISGSGQSVTYEQIGELKRKKSLLAVPIDFERNRVEIPDAKNAKHILIYPQKSNHKLDAEKIIRTIVYLTTGLCKGGFFRNLILIGGDTAFNICRALKIETFQIISAVSPGIAFCRTLDGKYNFILKPGGFGDKETLIRCVQFFGHSRSS